The following proteins come from a genomic window of Candidatus Binatus sp.:
- a CDS encoding ABC transporter ATP-binding protein codes for MAYGTFVLMRDINFTVNHGDIFIIMGGSGSGKSTLLRHMLGLIEPANGEVWYGDFNFTRGELLEREEMLRHFGVLYQGGALWSSMTLAENVGLPLGEFTDLSETEIREVAALKLALVGLKGFEGYYPSQISGGMQKRAGLARAIALDPEILFFDEPSAGLDPISSRLLDDLILELRDNLGATIVVVTHELASIFAIGNNSVFLDAESRTMIAHGDPKDLLAHCTDHRVQTFLTRGAEDGEKSARNHG; via the coding sequence ATGGCCTACGGAACCTTCGTCCTGATGAGAGATATAAACTTCACCGTGAATCACGGCGACATCTTCATAATAATGGGTGGCAGCGGCAGCGGGAAAAGCACCCTGCTTCGCCACATGCTCGGGCTGATCGAGCCCGCCAACGGCGAGGTTTGGTACGGCGATTTCAACTTCACCAGGGGCGAACTGCTCGAGCGCGAGGAGATGCTGCGGCACTTCGGCGTTCTGTATCAGGGCGGCGCGCTATGGAGCTCGATGACGCTGGCGGAGAACGTGGGACTGCCGCTCGGCGAATTTACCGATCTGTCGGAGACGGAAATCCGGGAGGTTGCCGCGCTGAAGCTGGCGCTGGTCGGGCTCAAGGGCTTCGAGGGCTACTATCCCAGCCAGATCAGCGGCGGGATGCAAAAGCGGGCGGGACTTGCGCGTGCGATCGCGCTGGATCCGGAAATACTTTTCTTTGACGAGCCGTCGGCCGGCCTCGATCCGATAAGTTCGCGCCTGCTCGACGACTTGATCCTGGAACTGCGCGACAACCTCGGCGCAACCATCGTCGTCGTGACTCACGAGCTGGCCAGCATTTTTGCAATCGGCAACAACAGCGTCTTCCTCGACGCGGAGAGCAGGACCATGATCGCGCACGGCGACCCCAAGGACCTGCTGGCCCATTGCACCGATCACCGGGTGCAGACTTTCCTCACCCGCGGAGCAGAAGACGGGGAAAAATCAGCGAGGAATCATGGGTAA
- a CDS encoding ABC transporter permease, with translation MQALKQSPPSGELSFARSDNSTLVVRLAGDWHLRHGLPDTDLVLKQLDTAPKPVRLTFDAAGLRDWDSGLLTFLMGVSEICHKRNLPADWSPLPEGVRGLIQLAEAVPEKTGARHEAAHASFIEQVGQEAISYARGFDEFLRFFGEVTIAFAKLAVGKARFRRVDLMIVIQDCGASAFGIVTLVTFLVGVILAFEGAVQLQQFGASIFVADLVAIAMTRDMGAMMAAIIMAGRTGAAFAAQLGSMKVTQEIDALTTMGISPLEFLVLPRVMALFLMIPLLCVYADCMGVAGGALVSATMLHISLRTYLTESKNAVTLTMILGGVFKAAVYGIIIAVAGCLRGFQCGDSSSAVGDAATAAVVTGIVYVIVACGIFAFIFNIIGI, from the coding sequence ATGCAGGCGCTCAAACAATCCCCACCGTCGGGCGAACTTTCATTTGCGCGCTCCGATAACTCTACGCTGGTCGTCCGGCTCGCCGGCGATTGGCATCTTCGTCATGGCCTGCCTGACACGGACCTTGTACTGAAACAACTCGACACCGCGCCCAAGCCCGTCAGGCTGACCTTTGACGCTGCCGGGCTTCGCGACTGGGACAGCGGCCTGCTCACGTTCCTGATGGGCGTCAGCGAGATCTGCCACAAGCGCAACTTACCCGCTGATTGGAGCCCGCTTCCCGAGGGCGTGCGGGGCTTGATCCAGCTGGCGGAAGCGGTGCCGGAAAAAACCGGCGCGCGCCACGAGGCCGCGCATGCCTCGTTCATCGAACAGGTTGGCCAGGAAGCGATTTCGTATGCGCGGGGGTTCGATGAATTTCTGCGCTTCTTTGGCGAAGTGACCATCGCGTTCGCCAAGCTGGCCGTCGGCAAGGCGCGTTTTCGAAGAGTTGACCTGATGATCGTGATCCAGGATTGCGGCGCCAGCGCCTTCGGCATCGTCACGCTGGTCACCTTCCTGGTCGGGGTGATTCTCGCCTTCGAGGGCGCGGTACAGTTGCAACAATTCGGCGCGTCAATCTTCGTCGCCGACCTGGTTGCAATCGCGATGACCCGCGACATGGGCGCGATGATGGCGGCGATCATCATGGCGGGCCGCACCGGAGCCGCGTTTGCCGCGCAGCTTGGCTCGATGAAAGTGACCCAGGAAATCGACGCGCTGACCACGATGGGAATCTCGCCGCTCGAATTCCTGGTGTTGCCGCGCGTGATGGCCCTGTTCCTGATGATCCCGCTGCTGTGCGTGTACGCCGATTGCATGGGAGTGGCGGGCGGAGCGTTGGTCAGCGCGACGATGCTCCATATCTCTCTGCGCACCTATCTCACAGAGTCGAAAAATGCGGTTACGCTCACCATGATCCTCGGCGGCGTATTCAAGGCCGCTGTTTACGGCATAATCATCGCGGTCGCCGGATGCCTGCGCGGGTTCCAGTGCGGCGACAGTTCGTCGGCGGTCGGTGACGCGGCGACCGCGGCAGTGGTTACGGGAATCGTCTATGTAATCGTCGCCTGCGGAATCTTCGCCTTTATCTTCAACATCATCGGAATTTAG
- a CDS encoding zinc-dependent alcohol dehydrogenase family protein, producing the protein MIFFSSSSIAASKIDEKMKAMVVEKPAPIESDPLRAIDAAVPEPGPGEILVRVRTCGVCRTDLHVAEGDLPPRHPRIIPGHEVVGVVDQRGAGAARFKQGDRVGIAWLRETCGVCIYCRRGRENLCPNARFTGYDHDGGYCEWAVVREDFAYAIPDLLGDEETAPLLCAGIIGFRAIKRAEVRPGATVGLYGFGGSAHLAIQVLRHWGCRVFVMSRGGPHRDLAKDLGAEWIGSAEERPPARLDAAILFAPAGDLVRPALEALDRGGILAVAGIYLSPIPALDYERHLFYEKELRSVTANTRADGEEFLKLAGEIPIRTSTVAFGLGEANVALKMLKHDEIKGAGVLRIS; encoded by the coding sequence ATGATATTTTTTAGTTCGAGTTCGATCGCTGCGAGCAAAATAGATGAAAAAATGAAGGCGATGGTGGTCGAAAAGCCCGCGCCGATCGAATCGGATCCGCTCCGCGCAATCGACGCAGCCGTGCCCGAGCCGGGGCCGGGCGAAATTCTGGTGCGGGTACGCACTTGCGGCGTATGCCGGACCGATCTTCACGTCGCCGAGGGCGACCTGCCGCCGCGCCACCCGCGAATCATTCCGGGTCATGAAGTGGTGGGGGTGGTGGACCAGCGCGGCGCCGGCGCCGCTCGTTTCAAGCAGGGCGATCGAGTCGGGATCGCATGGCTGCGCGAGACCTGCGGCGTTTGCATCTATTGTCGTCGCGGGCGCGAAAATCTCTGCCCGAACGCGCGCTTCACCGGCTACGACCACGACGGCGGCTACTGCGAATGGGCGGTGGTGCGGGAGGACTTCGCCTATGCGATCCCCGATTTGCTCGGGGATGAGGAAACGGCGCCGCTGTTGTGCGCCGGAATTATAGGATTCCGCGCAATCAAGCGGGCCGAGGTCAGGCCGGGTGCGACGGTCGGACTGTACGGCTTCGGCGGCTCGGCTCATCTTGCGATTCAGGTGCTGCGCCATTGGGGATGCCGGGTGTTTGTCATGAGCCGGGGCGGACCGCATCGCGATCTGGCGAAAGATCTTGGCGCCGAATGGATCGGCAGCGCTGAAGAGCGGCCGCCGGCGCGGCTGGATGCGGCAATTCTGTTTGCTCCGGCGGGAGATCTCGTGCGGCCGGCTCTGGAAGCGCTCGATCGCGGAGGGATCCTGGCGGTTGCGGGAATTTATCTAAGTCCAATTCCGGCGCTGGACTACGAAAGACATCTCTTCTACGAAAAAGAACTTCGCAGCGTGACGGCTAACACGCGCGCCGACGGCGAAGAGTTCCTGAAGCTGGCGGGCGAGATACCGATTCGCACGAGTACGGTGGCCTTCGGCCTGGGCGAGGCGAATGTGGCGCTCAAAATGCTCAAGCACGACGAGATCAAGGGTGCCGGGGTGCTGCGAATTTCGTGA
- a CDS encoding double zinc ribbon domain-containing protein gives MNPPCPRCGAAAFFPNARFCGHCGAPLTAGQSGFPQWQRPAPAKYHHVVMNRRALSCPECGYPMQWGFKKICRQCGARLVMVPRLLHPNHMRVYVAGPRAALADLAVEGSALIISFGVLALIGALLKKG, from the coding sequence ATGAATCCACCCTGTCCGCGTTGCGGCGCGGCGGCGTTTTTCCCCAATGCCCGCTTCTGTGGCCATTGCGGCGCGCCGTTAACCGCCGGTCAATCCGGATTCCCTCAATGGCAGCGGCCGGCGCCGGCCAAGTATCACCACGTCGTGATGAACCGGCGCGCGCTTTCATGCCCGGAATGCGGGTATCCGATGCAGTGGGGCTTCAAGAAAATCTGCCGGCAGTGCGGCGCAAGGCTGGTGATGGTTCCGAGGCTGCTCCATCCGAACCACATGCGGGTTTACGTCGCGGGTCCGCGCGCGGCGCTGGCCGATCTGGCGGTCGAGGGTTCGGCGCTAATTATCTCGTTCGGTGTGCTCGCGCTCATTGGCGCGCTGCTCAAGAAAGGGTAA
- the nuoB gene encoding NADH-quinone oxidoreductase subunit NuoB codes for MALIKSGLESSKGEEILLGDTAVLTRLDKALGWARKFSIFPYPFATACCAMEYMSLSMTPYDIDRFGALLPRFTPRQADLLMVIGTVTIRQGPILRRVYDQMAEPKWVMAFGACASTGGFYDNYATLPGIDRIVPVDVYVPGCPPRPESVLDALMALQRKIQGQKQKLMALSDKHQAA; via the coding sequence ATGGCATTAATTAAAAGCGGACTGGAGTCGTCCAAGGGCGAGGAGATTCTACTCGGCGACACCGCGGTCCTGACCCGGCTGGACAAGGCTCTTGGTTGGGCGCGAAAATTTTCGATTTTTCCGTATCCGTTCGCAACCGCCTGCTGCGCGATGGAGTATATGTCGCTGTCGATGACCCCCTACGACATCGACCGCTTCGGCGCGCTGCTGCCGCGCTTCACTCCGCGCCAGGCGGATTTGCTGATGGTGATTGGCACCGTAACGATTCGGCAGGGGCCGATTTTGCGCCGCGTTTACGATCAGATGGCGGAGCCCAAGTGGGTGATGGCGTTTGGCGCATGCGCGTCGACCGGCGGCTTCTACGACAACTACGCGACCTTGCCCGGCATCGACAGAATTGTCCCGGTTGATGTGTATGTTCCCGGATGCCCTCCGCGGCCGGAAAGCGTGCTCGATGCACTGATGGCGCTGCAGCGGAAAATCCAGGGCCAGAAGCAGAAACTGATGGCGCTCAGCGACAAGCATCAAGCCGCCTGA
- the nuoF gene encoding NADH-quinone oxidoreductase subunit NuoF: MERILTRWLDIPDLRKLEVYAGNGGYQALRKALFEMKPEEIINEVKNSNLRGRGGAAFPTGVKWSFIPKESKKPVYLCCNADESEPGTFANRYEIEFDPHCIIEGIAIACRAVGAHSAYTYLRGEFTVQKRILDAAIAEAYANNYLGKNILGSGFDLDVFTHRGAGAYICGEETGLLESLEGKRGYPRNRPPFPAIQGAFGCPTVVNNIETLSNVPHIINRGADWYKSIGPEKSPGPKIFCLSGHLNKPGLYELPMGFPLKDMIYDVGGGILDGKALKGVIPGSSSFPIFTAEEAVKVNMDFESVRAAGSLMGTGGVMVMHEDTCMVDALKTIAHFYHHESCGQCTPCREGCGWIEKLLIELEAGRGKMEDLKVLVDAASNMEGNTICVLADSLSMPVKSFVPKYRDEFEAHIKLGRCPFKDRDGKAGGLSAAAGH, translated from the coding sequence ATGGAACGGATACTGACTCGCTGGCTGGATATCCCTGATCTTCGCAAGCTCGAGGTGTACGCCGGCAACGGCGGCTACCAGGCGCTGCGCAAGGCGCTGTTCGAGATGAAGCCCGAGGAGATTATCAACGAGGTCAAGAACTCGAATCTGCGCGGGCGCGGCGGCGCGGCGTTTCCGACCGGGGTGAAGTGGAGCTTCATTCCGAAAGAATCGAAGAAGCCGGTCTATCTATGCTGCAACGCCGACGAGAGCGAGCCCGGCACGTTCGCCAATCGCTACGAGATCGAGTTCGATCCGCACTGCATCATCGAGGGCATCGCGATCGCGTGCCGGGCGGTCGGCGCCCATAGCGCATACACTTACCTGCGCGGTGAGTTCACCGTGCAGAAGAGAATTCTCGACGCGGCAATCGCCGAGGCCTACGCCAACAACTACCTGGGCAAGAATATCCTCGGCTCGGGCTTCGACCTCGACGTCTTCACCCATCGCGGCGCCGGCGCATACATCTGTGGCGAGGAAACCGGGCTGCTCGAATCGCTCGAAGGCAAGCGCGGGTATCCCCGCAACCGTCCGCCGTTTCCCGCGATCCAGGGCGCGTTCGGATGCCCGACCGTGGTCAACAATATCGAGACGCTGTCGAACGTCCCGCACATCATCAACCGCGGCGCCGACTGGTACAAATCGATCGGTCCCGAAAAGAGTCCCGGTCCCAAAATTTTCTGTCTCTCCGGTCACCTCAACAAGCCGGGATTGTACGAATTGCCGATGGGTTTTCCGCTCAAGGACATGATCTACGATGTCGGCGGCGGAATCCTCGACGGCAAGGCGCTCAAGGGCGTCATCCCCGGCAGCTCGTCGTTTCCGATCTTCACCGCGGAAGAAGCCGTCAAAGTCAACATGGATTTCGAGTCGGTCCGCGCTGCCGGTTCGCTGATGGGAACCGGAGGCGTGATGGTGATGCACGAAGACACCTGCATGGTCGATGCGCTCAAGACGATCGCGCATTTCTACCATCACGAGTCATGCGGACAGTGCACGCCGTGCCGCGAAGGATGCGGGTGGATCGAAAAATTGCTGATCGAGCTGGAAGCGGGGCGCGGCAAGATGGAAGATCTCAAGGTCCTGGTCGATGCCGCGTCCAACATGGAAGGCAACACCATTTGCGTGCTCGCCGACAGCCTCTCGATGCCGGTGAAGAGCTTCGTGCCCAAGTACCGCGACGAATTCGAGGCGCACATCAAGCTCGGCCGATGCCCGTTTAAGGATCGTGACGGCAAGGCGGGCGGCCTCAGCGCCGCGGCCGGCCACTGA